Proteins encoded within one genomic window of Pirellulales bacterium:
- the glgC gene encoding glucose-1-phosphate adenylyltransferase, protein MENVLAVVLAGGKGSRLEPLTRDRAKPAVPFGGAYRIIDFTLSNCLNSGLRKILVLTQYKAMSLDRHINLGWRSYLCRELGEFIDVVPPQQRIDENWYQGTADAVYQNIYTLEKERPEYVVILAGDHIYKMDYLQLVNAHKQRKADVTVAALRVAASESRHFGVMQTEADGRIVGFQEKPAVPQTIPGDDQHILASMGIYVFTARFLFEQLCLDATRNNSAHDFGKDILPGLVQTHRVWSFPFRDENRKRDAYWRDVGTLDAYFEANMDLVSVNPDLNMYDTRWPIRTYLPNVPPPKFVFAEDGPHARRGEALDTIICAGSIVSGGSVLRSILGTNCRINSFAHVEDSILFEGVDIGRHAKVRRAIIDKGVHIPPGVEIGYDHEHDRARGFTVSEGGVIVIAKADGIEHFLEAEQIVS, encoded by the coding sequence ATGGAAAACGTTTTGGCAGTTGTGTTGGCAGGCGGCAAGGGATCGCGCCTGGAGCCGCTTACGCGTGATCGCGCCAAGCCGGCGGTGCCCTTTGGCGGTGCCTATCGAATCATCGATTTCACGCTCTCCAACTGCCTGAACAGTGGGTTGCGCAAGATCCTGGTGCTGACCCAGTACAAGGCGATGAGCCTGGATCGGCATATCAACCTTGGCTGGCGCAGCTATCTTTGCCGCGAGCTCGGGGAATTCATCGACGTCGTGCCGCCCCAGCAGCGCATCGACGAAAACTGGTATCAGGGGACAGCCGACGCCGTTTACCAGAACATCTATACCCTGGAAAAAGAGCGTCCCGAGTACGTCGTTATTCTGGCCGGTGACCATATCTATAAGATGGATTACCTGCAGCTGGTGAACGCTCATAAGCAGCGCAAGGCGGACGTCACGGTGGCGGCCTTGCGCGTGGCAGCTAGCGAATCACGCCATTTTGGTGTCATGCAGACCGAGGCTGACGGCCGGATCGTCGGTTTTCAGGAAAAGCCTGCCGTACCGCAAACGATTCCCGGCGACGATCAGCATATCCTGGCCTCAATGGGCATTTACGTTTTCACGGCCCGGTTTCTCTTCGAGCAGTTGTGCCTCGACGCGACCCGCAACAATAGTGCCCACGATTTCGGCAAGGATATCCTGCCGGGCCTGGTGCAGACGCACCGCGTGTGGTCGTTTCCGTTCCGCGACGAAAACCGCAAGCGCGACGCCTATTGGCGCGACGTAGGAACGCTCGACGCCTATTTCGAGGCCAACATGGATCTGGTTTCGGTCAATCCGGACCTAAACATGTACGACACGCGTTGGCCGATCCGGACCTATTTGCCGAACGTTCCCCCGCCCAAGTTCGTGTTTGCCGAGGATGGGCCCCACGCGCGCCGCGGAGAAGCGCTCGACACGATCATCTGTGCCGGCTCGATCGTTTCCGGGGGAAGCGTGTTACGCTCGATCCTGGGGACCAATTGCCGGATCAATAGCTTCGCGCACGTGGAAGATTCCATTCTCTTCGAGGGAGTCGACATCGGCCGCCACGCAAAGGTGCGGCGCGCGATTATCGACAAGGGCGTACACATCCCGCCAGGCGTCGAAATTGGTTACGACCACGAGCACGACCGCGCGCGGGGATTTACCGTCAGCGAAGGGGGCGTGATCGTCATCGCCAAGGCCGACGGCATCGAGCACTTCCTGGAAGCCGAACAAATCGTCTCTTAA